GAAGAAGGCGTGCCACGCTTTCTGAAAGGGAAAGGACAAGGCTGGGTGACCGCTGAGTACGGCATGCTGCCGCGTGCGACCCACACCCGTAACCGTCGTGAGGCGGCAAACGGTAAGCAAGGCGGGCGCACCATGGAAATCCAGCGCCTGATCGCCCGTAGCCTGCGCGCTGCTGTGAACCTTGAAAAGCTGGGCGATTTCACCATCACCGTTGACTGTGATGTTATTCAGGCTGACGGCGGTACCCGCACAGCATCGATTACTGGCGCAAGCGTGGCGATGGCCGATGCGCTGAACAAGCTGGTGAGCGAAGGAAAACTGGCAGAGAACCCAATGAAGGGTCATGTTGCTGCGGTTTCTGTGGGGATCTTTGAAGGTACGCCAATCTGCGATTTGGAATACGTGGAAGACTCAGCAGCAGACACGGATATGAATGTCGTGATGCTGGAAGATGGCCGCATGATTGAAGTGCAAGGTACTGCAGAAGCGGAACCGTTCACGGCCGATGAGCTTAATGCCATGTTGTCTTTGGCAACCA
The nucleotide sequence above comes from Grimontia kaedaensis. Encoded proteins:
- the rph gene encoding ribonuclease PH; protein product: MRPSGREVGQIRPVTITRHFTAHAEGSVLVAFGDTKVICTASVEEGVPRFLKGKGQGWVTAEYGMLPRATHTRNRREAANGKQGGRTMEIQRLIARSLRAAVNLEKLGDFTITVDCDVIQADGGTRTASITGASVAMADALNKLVSEGKLAENPMKGHVAAVSVGIFEGTPICDLEYVEDSAADTDMNVVMLEDGRMIEVQGTAEAEPFTADELNAMLSLATKGIQDIVAIQKASLID